Genomic DNA from Thermotoga petrophila RKU-1:
TCAGTGAAAAAGAGTTTCTCGATTTCTTGAAAGAAAAAGAGGAAGAGCTCTTCCACATCCTGAACGAAGCCTTGAAAGATTACGATCTCATCGTTCCCAACAACATCTGGTCCCTTGGACTCTTTCCGTCCCTGGGCCTTGCCCTTTCGAGATTGGAAAAGAACTTCGTCGCGCATCACCACGATTTTTGGTGGGAGAGGAAACATCTGATTCCGGAAAACAGAAGATTCAGGGAGATCCTTGATAAACACTTCCCTCCAGATCTTCCAAACGTGAAACACGTTGTCATAAACACGATCGCTCAAAGGGAGCTTAAAAGACGCAGAAACATCGATTCTGTCGTGGTGCCAAACGTCATGGATTTCAGCTCTCCCATCACTTCTGAAGAGATGTACCACAGGGTGAGAGAAGAACTTCAGATAGCGCCTGGCACGATTGTGGCCCTCCAGGCAACCAGAATCGATAGAAGAAAAACGATCGAACTTTCGATAGATGTGGTGTCACTTCTGAAGGAAACACTGACATCGAAAAAAGAAGCTGATCTCTACAACGGAGAGAGATACAGCGGAGAAGTGATCCTTCTCTTTTCCGGTATCTGCGAAGACGAAGAGTATCTGAAAGAACTCAAAGAATACGCTTCTTCAAAAGGAGTATCGCTTCTTGTCCTGAGCGAGGAAGTGAGAAAAAACACCTCTTTGTTCTGGAAGCTCTACAACGCCGCCGATTTTGTCACGTATCCATCGATACTCGAGGGATGGGGGAATCAGCTTCTGGAAGCGATCGCAGCCAAAAAGCCCGTGGTGCTTTTCGAGTACGAAGTCTTCAAATCAGATATAAAAGCAGCCGGCCTGAAATACGTCAGTCTTGGAGATCGATGCTTCAGAGAGAACGACCTTGTAAAGGTGGACGAGAGGATTTTGAAAAAGGCCGTCGAGGAAATTTCTCGTCTCCTCTTCGATCCGTCTCTTTACAGGGAGACTGTCGAACACAACTTTGAAGTGGGAAAGAGGCACTTCAGTTTAGAGAGACTGGAAGACATACTGAGCAGGGAGGTATTACCATGAAAGTGGTTGTGGGGATACCGAGTTACAACAACGCCGAAACGATTTCTCACGTTGCGAGAACAGCGGCGCAGGGAATTGTAGATTTCTTCGATGGTGATGGTATGATCGTGAACTCCGATGGAGGATCGGCAGATGGGACAAGAGAGCGCTTCATGGAGACCGATACTTTCGGTCTTCCCAAAGAGAGCTTCGTTTATGAAGGCCTTCCCGGAAAGGGAAGCGCGATGAGAGCGATCATGGAGTTTGCTATGAAACAGGGTGCGGAAGCGGTTGTTTTTCTCGACTCTGATCTTCGAAGTGTCAAACCCTGGTGGATCGAAAGACTCGCAGGACCTATTTTGAAAGGAGAGGCAGATTACGTCACTCCCTTCTATCTGAGGCACAGGTTTGACGGTACGATCACGAACAACGTGTGTTTTCCAATAACGGCTGTTCTCTACGGTAAGAAGGTGCGACAACCCATCGGTGGGGATTTCGGTGTGGGAAGAAAGCTCCTCGAGATTTATCTGGAAAAACCAAAAGAGATCTGGAACACGGACGTTGCAAGATTCGGGATCGACATATGGATGACCACAACCGCTATAAACGAGTCTGGAAGGGTGGTTCAGGCAGCTCTCGGAGCGAAGGTGCACGACGTGAAAGACCCGGGAAAACATCTGAAGGGAATGTTCCTTCAGGTCGTGGGAACGCTCTTCGAACTTGTGATCACCTACGAAAACGCCTGGAAAGAAGTATGGAAGATAGAAGACGTTCCCATCTATGGTGAAACTCCTCAAGAGGAAGTTCCTCCTATGAGTATAGATATCGAAAACCTCAAAAAACTCGCAAGAGAAACTCTGGAAGAAGTGGAGTACATAGACCGCAGCATCCTGTCGGAAGTGAAAGAAAACGGTACACTGAGTCTCTCTTCCTGGATTGACACCCTCTACAGGAGCGCTGTTCAGTACAGGAAAACAAGGGATAAAAGAGTGGTGGAGAATCTTCTGCCGTTCTACTTCGCAAGAACCGTACGGTTCGCGGAAGAGGTAAAATCTCTATCGGATGAAGAAGCAGAAAAATACGTGTACGAACAGCTCGATGTGTTTCTGGAGAAGAAACGCTTGTTCAAGGAGGAATGGGAAGTTGAAAATAAAAGATAAGATCCTGAACGTTTACACACAGCTCAGTCCCGCAGAGCGCAGAGTAGCGGATTACGTACTCGAAAGACCGGACGACGTCATTCACTACTCGATCACAGAATTCGCAAAGATCGTGGGTGTGAGCGAGACCACGATTCACAGGATGATCAAAAAGCTCGATTTCGAGGGATACCAGGCCTTCAAGATCGCACTTGCAAGGGAACTCAGCGGGATCGAAGAAACCATAGAAAGAAGAGATTTCATAGACGAGGAGATAGACATCCTCAGAAGGCTCAAGGACACTCTCGATATGAAGAATGTGGAAAAGGCCGTGGAGTGGATACTCTCCGCCCATCGAATTCTCTTCTTCGGCGTGGGACTCTCGGGAGTGGTTTCTGAGTACGCGAGTCTGAAGTTCTCTCTTCTTGGTTTCCACACGTTCTTTTCCAACGATCCTCACGTTCAGGTGATAGAGGCCGTGAATCTGACCGGCGATGATCTTGTGATCTCGATCAGTCACACAGGAAACATCAGAGACACGGTGAAATCCACCCAGGTTGCGAAAGACATGGGAGCGAAGACGATCGCAATTACAACGAACAGACAGTCTGAGCTCGCCAGGGTGGCTCATCTGGTGCTTCAAAGCCCGCCTGTGAAATACGACACCTACGAATTCCTCAGAGAGAACATCGGAGAGATCGCCGTTGTGGATGTGCTCTTCAAAGAGACGTTTCAGAGAATATACCGGGAGAGAAAGAAGCACTTCGAGAACCTGGAGGGAGTGTTCAAACCGAAGAGATTCTGAGATTTTGAATTCTAATTGGAAATAATTCCTCACTTTAACAAATAAAGGGCCAAAACCACGAAAAATAAGACTTGATTTTACAGAAGTCCGAATGGTATATTTTTCTTGATGCCCCCGATAAATAAGTAAAGTTTACTAATTAACAGGAGGGATCGATATGCGTAGGTTTATGTTCATTTTATCGATCGTTGCTCTCTCTTTCGTTCTCTTTGCAGATGAGTTCGTGAGAGTGGAAAACGGAAAATTCGTCCTTAATGGAAAAGAATTCAGATTCATTGGGAGTAACAACTACTACATGCACTACAAGAGCAACAGAATGATAGACAGTGTTTTGGAGAGCGCCAGGGATATGGGAATAAAGGTGCTCAGAATCTGGGGTTTCCTCGACGGGGAGAGTTACTGCAGAGACAAGAACACCTACATGCATCCTGAGCCCGGTGTTTTCGGAGTGCCGGAAGGGATCTCAAACGCCCAGAATGGTTTCGAAAGACTCGACTACACGATAGCGAAAGCGAAAGAACTTGGCATAAAACTCATCATCGTTCTTGTGAACAACTGGGACGACTTTGGTGGGATGAACCAGTACGTGAGGTGGTTCGGAGGAACCCACCACGACGATTTCTACAGAGATGAAAGAATCAAAGAAGAGTACAAAAAGTACGTGTCTTTCCTCATAAACCATGTCAACGTCTACACGGGAGTTCCTTACAGGGAAGAGCCCACCATCATGGCCTGGGAGCTTGCAAACGAACTGCGCTGTGAGACGGACAAATCGGGGAACACGCTCGTTGAGTGGGTGAAGGAGATGAGCTCCTACATAAAGAGTCTGGATCCCAACCACCTCGTGGCTGTGGGGGACGAAGGATTCTTCAGCAACTACGAAGGATTCAAACCTTACGGTGGAGAAGCCGAGTGGGCCTACAACGGCTGGTCCGGTGTTGACTGGAAGAAGCTCCTTTCGATAGAGACGGTGGACTTCGGCACGTTCCACCTCTATCCGTCCCACTGGGGTGTCAGTCCAGAGAACTATGCCCAGTGGGGAGCGAAGTGGATAGAAGACCACATAAAGATCGCAAAAGAGATCGGAAAACCCGTTGTTCTGGAAGAATATGGAATTCCAAAGAGTGCGCCAGTTAACAGAACGGCCATCTACAGACTCTGGAACGATCTGGTCTACGATCTCGGTGGAGATGGAGCGATGTTCTGGATGCTCGCGGGAATCGGGGAAGGTTCGGACAGAGACGAGAGAGGGTACTATCCGGACTACGACGGTTTCAGAATAGTGAACGACGACAGTCCAGAAGCGGAACTGATAAGAGAATACGCGAAGCTGTTCAACACAGGTGAAGACATAAGAGAAGACACCTGCTCTTTCATCCTTCCAAAAGACGGCATGGAGATCAAAAAGACCGTGGAAGTGAGGGCTGGTGTTTTCGACTACAGCAACACGTTTGAAAAGTTGTCTGTCAAAGTCGAAGATCTGGTTTTTGAAAATGAGATAGAGCATCTCGGATACGGAATTTACGGCTTTGATCTCGACACAACCCGGATCCCGGATGGAGAACATGAAATGTTCCTTGAAGGCCACTTTCAGGGAAAAACGGTGAAAGACTCTATCAAAGCGAAAGTGGTGAACGAAGCGCGGTACGTGCTTGCAGGAAAGGTGGATTTCTCTTCCCCGGAGGAGGTGAAAAACTGGTGGAACAGCGGAACCTGGCAGGCAGAATTTGAGTCACCTGACATTGAATGGAACAGTGAGGTGGGAAATGGTGCGTTGCAGTTGAACGTGAAGCTGCCTGGAAAGAGCGACTGGGAAGAAGTGAGGGCAGCGAGGAAGTTCGAAAAGCTCTCCGAATGTGAGATCCTCGAGTATGACATCTACATTCCAGACGTCGAAGGGCTCAAAGGAAGGTTGAGACCGTACGCGGTTCTGAACCCCGGCTGGGTGAAGATAGGCCTCGATATGAACAACACAAGCGTGGAAAGTGCGGAGATCGTCACTTTCGGTGGAAAAGAGTACAGAAAATTCCAC
This window encodes:
- a CDS encoding MurR/RpiR family transcriptional regulator, with translation MKIKDKILNVYTQLSPAERRVADYVLERPDDVIHYSITEFAKIVGVSETTIHRMIKKLDFEGYQAFKIALARELSGIEETIERRDFIDEEIDILRRLKDTLDMKNVEKAVEWILSAHRILFFGVGLSGVVSEYASLKFSLLGFHTFFSNDPHVQVIEAVNLTGDDLVISISHTGNIRDTVKSTQVAKDMGAKTIAITTNRQSELARVAHLVLQSPPVKYDTYEFLRENIGEIAVVDVLFKETFQRIYRERKKHFENLEGVFKPKRF
- a CDS encoding glycosyltransferase family 2 protein; protein product: MKVVVGIPSYNNAETISHVARTAAQGIVDFFDGDGMIVNSDGGSADGTRERFMETDTFGLPKESFVYEGLPGKGSAMRAIMEFAMKQGAEAVVFLDSDLRSVKPWWIERLAGPILKGEADYVTPFYLRHRFDGTITNNVCFPITAVLYGKKVRQPIGGDFGVGRKLLEIYLEKPKEIWNTDVARFGIDIWMTTTAINESGRVVQAALGAKVHDVKDPGKHLKGMFLQVVGTLFELVITYENAWKEVWKIEDVPIYGETPQEEVPPMSIDIENLKKLARETLEEVEYIDRSILSEVKENGTLSLSSWIDTLYRSAVQYRKTRDKRVVENLLPFYFARTVRFAEEVKSLSDEEAEKYVYEQLDVFLEKKRLFKEEWEVENKR
- a CDS encoding glycoside hydrolase 5 family protein, whose product is MRRFMFILSIVALSFVLFADEFVRVENGKFVLNGKEFRFIGSNNYYMHYKSNRMIDSVLESARDMGIKVLRIWGFLDGESYCRDKNTYMHPEPGVFGVPEGISNAQNGFERLDYTIAKAKELGIKLIIVLVNNWDDFGGMNQYVRWFGGTHHDDFYRDERIKEEYKKYVSFLINHVNVYTGVPYREEPTIMAWELANELRCETDKSGNTLVEWVKEMSSYIKSLDPNHLVAVGDEGFFSNYEGFKPYGGEAEWAYNGWSGVDWKKLLSIETVDFGTFHLYPSHWGVSPENYAQWGAKWIEDHIKIAKEIGKPVVLEEYGIPKSAPVNRTAIYRLWNDLVYDLGGDGAMFWMLAGIGEGSDRDERGYYPDYDGFRIVNDDSPEAELIREYAKLFNTGEDIREDTCSFILPKDGMEIKKTVEVRAGVFDYSNTFEKLSVKVEDLVFENEIEHLGYGIYGFDLDTTRIPDGEHEMFLEGHFQGKTVKDSIKAKVVNEARYVLAGKVDFSSPEEVKNWWNSGTWQAEFESPDIEWNSEVGNGALQLNVKLPGKSDWEEVRAARKFEKLSECEILEYDIYIPDVEGLKGRLRPYAVLNPGWVKIGLDMNNTSVESAEIVTFGGKEYRKFHVRIEFDKTAGVNELHIGIVGDHLKYNGPIFIDNVKLYTKEAE
- the mggS gene encoding mannosylglucosylglycerate synthase yields the protein MKIALIHYRGGLMDGVSLEMEKWKKVLTKMGHEVHIVAGNKKEGVDLTLKEIGFENPDFERVNRNFFGGIKDFLSEKEFLDFLKEKEEELFHILNEALKDYDLIVPNNIWSLGLFPSLGLALSRLEKNFVAHHHDFWWERKHLIPENRRFREILDKHFPPDLPNVKHVVINTIAQRELKRRRNIDSVVVPNVMDFSSPITSEEMYHRVREELQIAPGTIVALQATRIDRRKTIELSIDVVSLLKETLTSKKEADLYNGERYSGEVILLFSGICEDEEYLKELKEYASSKGVSLLVLSEEVRKNTSLFWKLYNAADFVTYPSILEGWGNQLLEAIAAKKPVVLFEYEVFKSDIKAAGLKYVSLGDRCFRENDLVKVDERILKKAVEEISRLLFDPSLYRETVEHNFEVGKRHFSLERLEDILSREVLP